From Marinobacterium sp. LSUCC0821, a single genomic window includes:
- a CDS encoding amino acid ABC transporter permease, producing the protein MFKEKTLEELKSAARKSRKGGASGAFYNNPQVRAIFYQILLVLGLLYFFGNIIGNTLGNMEAIGIKTGFSFLSSAAGYDVLMSLIPFESTDTYGRIFVVGFLNTLLVSAIGIVFATILGFVFGVAHFSHNWVVRKIALVYVEIFRNIPLLLQVFFWYFAVLASLPGARQSLSLGEAVFLNVRGLYFPKLIGNDIAWIVWTALAAAIAGIFVLRRWAKRRQDETGQQFPVLKASLGLIVGLPLIAAALTGFPFTVEYPALKGFNYFGGVTVIPELMALALALSVYTGAFIAEAVRAGVQAIPHGQTEAARSLGLRENKIMSLIIVPQAMRVIVPLLNSEYQSLVKNSTLAAAIGYPDLFNVFVGTALNQTGQAIETIFMTIIVYFVVNMVISFLMNRFNNAVALVSR; encoded by the coding sequence ATGTTTAAAGAGAAAACGTTAGAAGAGCTGAAATCTGCCGCGCGAAAATCTCGTAAGGGCGGAGCCTCAGGCGCCTTCTACAACAACCCTCAGGTACGAGCAATTTTTTACCAAATACTATTGGTACTAGGACTGCTCTACTTCTTTGGGAATATTATTGGTAACACGCTTGGCAATATGGAAGCTATCGGTATCAAAACCGGTTTCAGCTTCTTAAGTTCTGCGGCGGGTTACGACGTATTGATGTCATTGATTCCATTTGAATCAACAGATACCTATGGCCGAATATTCGTTGTCGGTTTCCTAAATACACTTCTGGTATCTGCAATAGGCATCGTGTTCGCAACCATTTTGGGGTTTGTGTTTGGTGTTGCACACTTCTCACACAACTGGGTGGTTCGCAAAATAGCGCTGGTATATGTCGAGATTTTTCGAAACATTCCACTGCTACTTCAGGTGTTCTTTTGGTACTTTGCGGTCCTTGCAAGTCTACCAGGTGCAAGACAGAGCCTAAGTCTTGGCGAAGCAGTTTTCCTTAACGTTCGTGGCCTTTACTTCCCTAAACTAATCGGCAATGACATCGCTTGGATCGTATGGACAGCGCTAGCGGCAGCGATCGCAGGCATATTTGTTTTGCGTCGTTGGGCAAAACGTCGTCAGGATGAAACAGGTCAGCAGTTCCCCGTTCTTAAAGCGAGTCTTGGACTGATCGTCGGCCTACCTCTTATAGCTGCAGCGCTCACTGGCTTTCCATTTACAGTCGAATATCCAGCACTTAAAGGCTTTAACTACTTTGGCGGTGTAACGGTCATTCCTGAATTGATGGCGCTTGCCTTGGCACTTTCAGTCTACACAGGTGCATTCATTGCAGAAGCGGTTCGTGCCGGCGTGCAGGCTATTCCTCACGGTCAAACAGAAGCTGCGCGCAGTCTCGGTCTTCGTGAAAACAAGATCATGTCGCTGATTATTGTTCCACAAGCGATGCGTGTCATTGTTCCGCTACTCAACTCTGAATATCAATCGCTTGTGAAGAACTCGACACTCGCCGCTGCCATTGGTTACCCAGATCTGTTCAACGTATTCGTTGGTACCGCTCTTAACCAGACAGGCCAAGCGATTGAGACTATATTCATGACCATCATTGTCTACTTCGTAGTCAACATGGTGATTTCATTCCTCATGAACCGCTTTAACAATGCGGTCGCTCTGGTTTCACGATAG